From Verrucomicrobia bacterium S94, the proteins below share one genomic window:
- a CDS encoding PAS domain S-box protein, with the protein MPDRFDPRSDLCEGQPGPLSELQFGICAVCRAEVDAIYGRTASEILPENISKASHMEDLRVLARGTSAESEGWTSNADGEDVYLETVKIPYLESAAGSTGMISISRDLTRRMQMEQEMRRLAVAVEQSSESIIITDVSGNIQYVNAAFENTSGYTHNEVLGRKTNFLKSGKLRAQFYEELWSTISRGEPWSGEFINRKKDGSIYIEESVIYPIRGEGNEMINYVAIGRDITEEREIEKYMRQQQKMNAIGALAGGISHDFNNILTAILGYVALCMNTVDEESKAYGYLKEIVKAGDRATKLVRQILTFSRQEEQEFRTVDLQPVVEDSLNMVQTTMKKNITVKQNIDPACGAILGDATQIQQVLINLCTNAAHALGKTDQGILSVSLQEVEIAKGHKDEKLVDLEPGKYACITVSDSGCGMPPEVVERIFEPYFTTKKKGEGTGFGLSIVHGIVRKHRGKICVESEEGLGTTFTIYIPLLGEAVPAEKESVDLSEPSGAGRILFVDDDEAILSMGREMLESFGYEVVSAPNGRQALEAFRRSPETFDMVVTDYSMPEINGHELIQQILKIRKDIPAILCSGYMEKVDGEDLSSLGHSGYVAKPVDWRELGRTIQRYISEKT; encoded by the coding sequence TTGCCTGATCGATTCGATCCCCGATCCGATTTATGTGAAGGACAGCCGGGGCCTTTATCTGAGTTGCAATTCGGCATATGCGCGGTTTGTCGGGCTGAAGTGGATGCGATTTACGGACGGACGGCGTCGGAGATTCTTCCGGAAAACATTTCAAAAGCTTCACACATGGAAGATCTGCGTGTTCTGGCTCGGGGAACTTCTGCGGAATCTGAAGGATGGACCAGTAATGCGGATGGAGAGGATGTTTATCTCGAAACCGTGAAAATTCCGTATCTTGAATCCGCCGCGGGCTCCACGGGAATGATCAGCATCAGCCGCGATCTGACCAGGCGTATGCAGATGGAGCAGGAGATGCGTCGTCTGGCTGTGGCGGTGGAGCAGTCGAGCGAATCGATCATCATTACCGATGTCAGTGGAAATATTCAGTATGTGAATGCCGCTTTTGAGAATACCTCGGGGTATACCCACAATGAGGTTCTGGGTCGGAAAACAAATTTTCTCAAGAGTGGAAAGCTGAGAGCGCAGTTTTATGAGGAACTGTGGAGCACAATCAGCCGTGGCGAGCCCTGGTCGGGCGAATTTATCAATAGAAAAAAAGACGGCAGTATTTATATAGAGGAATCGGTCATCTATCCCATCCGCGGCGAGGGGAATGAGATGATTAACTATGTGGCAATCGGCCGTGATATTACGGAAGAGCGTGAGATCGAGAAGTACATGCGTCAGCAGCAGAAGATGAATGCCATCGGGGCGCTGGCCGGCGGGATTTCTCACGATTTTAACAATATTCTCACAGCCATTCTCGGTTATGTGGCACTCTGCATGAATACTGTGGATGAGGAGAGTAAGGCATACGGTTATCTGAAAGAGATCGTAAAAGCCGGCGATCGGGCCACCAAGCTGGTGCGTCAGATTCTGACGTTCAGCCGGCAGGAGGAGCAGGAGTTCCGGACGGTGGATCTGCAGCCTGTTGTTGAAGATTCGCTCAACATGGTGCAGACCACCATGAAAAAGAATATCACGGTTAAGCAGAATATTGATCCGGCCTGCGGAGCCATTCTGGGGGATGCAACACAGATTCAGCAGGTTTTAATCAATCTGTGTACCAATGCAGCGCATGCGCTGGGAAAAACCGATCAGGGAATATTGAGTGTTTCGCTGCAGGAAGTTGAAATTGCAAAAGGGCATAAAGACGAAAAACTGGTGGACCTTGAGCCGGGTAAATATGCCTGTATAACAGTCTCTGACAGCGGATGCGGTATGCCGCCTGAGGTGGTTGAACGTATTTTCGAGCCCTATTTCACAACCAAGAAAAAGGGAGAGGGTACCGGATTCGGACTGTCGATTGTTCATGGCATTGTCCGTAAGCATCGCGGCAAGATCTGCGTGGAAAGTGAAGAGGGTTTAGGTACTACTTTTACGATATATATTCCGCTGCTGGGCGAAGCTGTTCCTGCGGAGAAAGAATCGGTTGATCTGTCGGAACCTTCCGGGGCGGGACGTATTCTTTTTGTGGATGACGATGAGGCCATTCTTTCCATGGGCCGCGAAATGCTTGAATCATTCGGTTATGAAGTGGTTTCCGCGCCCAACGGCCGGCAGGCGCTGGAAGCATTCAGGCGTAGTCCGGAAACTTTTGACATGGTTGTGACGGATTACAGCATGCCTGAAATCAACGGCCATGAGCTGATTCAGCAGATTCTCAAGATCCGGAAGGATATTCCGGCCATTCTGTGCAGCGGGTACATGGAAAAAGTTGATGGCGAGGATCTGAGTTCGCTGGGTCACTCCGGTTATGTAGCTAAGCCGGTGGATTGGAGGGAGCTGGGCCGGACGATTCAGAGATATATCAGTGAAAAGACGTAG
- a CDS encoding response regulator, with translation MKILIAEDNAFSRTLLKKTLTKAGYKVVAAENGDAAWKILQQEDPPKLALLDWMMPGLSGIELCRKMRQIESPIPVYTILLTAKSDKEDVLEGFAAGADDFIIKPFDSGELLARIQVGRRLVEQQALMYCLIDSIPDPIYVKDSRGLYLSCNSAYARFVGLKWMRFTDGRRRRFFRKTFQKLHTWKICVFWLGELLRNLKDGPVMRMERMFISKP, from the coding sequence ATGAAAATTCTGATTGCTGAGGATAATGCGTTCTCGCGGACCCTGTTGAAGAAGACCCTGACCAAAGCAGGGTATAAAGTGGTTGCGGCCGAGAACGGTGATGCGGCCTGGAAAATTCTGCAGCAGGAGGATCCTCCGAAGCTGGCTTTACTCGACTGGATGATGCCGGGGCTCAGCGGTATCGAACTGTGCCGGAAGATGCGTCAGATTGAATCCCCGATTCCGGTTTATACGATTCTGCTCACGGCGAAATCCGATAAGGAGGATGTGCTGGAGGGTTTTGCGGCCGGGGCGGATGATTTTATTATAAAGCCGTTCGACAGCGGCGAGCTGCTTGCCCGGATTCAGGTGGGGCGCCGTCTTGTGGAGCAGCAGGCGCTGATGTATTGCCTGATCGATTCGATCCCCGATCCGATTTATGTGAAGGACAGCCGGGGCCTTTATCTGAGTTGCAATTCGGCATATGCGCGGTTTGTCGGGCTGAAGTGGATGCGATTTACGGACGGACGGCGTCGGAGATTCTTCCGGAAAACATTTCAAAAGCTTCACACATGGAAGATCTGCGTGTTCTGGCTCGGGGAACTTCTGCGGAATCTGAAGGATGGACCAGTAATGCGGATGGAGAGGATGTTTATCTCGAAACCGTGA
- a CDS encoding NifU family protein, with translation MTDQEILDAVNAVMDEEVTPALASHGGGGNVTNVNNGIVYIELEGGCKGCPGARMTMKNGIETLLKERVPEVKEVVDVTDH, from the coding sequence ATGACGGATCAGGAAATTCTGGATGCAGTGAATGCGGTAATGGACGAGGAAGTTACGCCGGCATTGGCCTCCCATGGTGGCGGTGGCAACGTGACCAATGTGAATAACGGTATTGTGTATATTGAGCTCGAGGGCGGATGCAAAGGCTGTCCGGGGGCCCGCATGACTATGAAAAACGGTATTGAAACGCTGTTGAAGGAGCGGGTGCCGGAAGTGAAGGAAGTGGTGGATGTGACGGATCACTAA
- a CDS encoding DUF368 domain-containing protein, translating into MIDYILNILKGALMGAANVIPGVSGGTMALLTGIFEKLINTIKSFDLTAAKLACNFKFKELCEHVDIRFLSAIGIGIIGSILTVARILEYLFEHQALYVWAFFFGLILASVYFVGKKIQQKSMAVYLLFALGTAIAVGIAFLEPAEQNDAIPYLLICGAVSMCSMILPGLSGSFVLLLMGNYELVMIDAVNTLNLRVIIPTGIGMVLGLAAFARVLSWVFKKFHDQTIALLTGFIFGSLTILWPWKEAITKTFQDGENIKEKVVGYHHSLPEMSTETGIAVAIMLAGILIIAAVETTAGKIKAD; encoded by the coding sequence ATGATCGACTATATCCTGAATATTCTCAAAGGCGCACTTATGGGTGCGGCCAACGTAATCCCCGGCGTTTCCGGCGGTACCATGGCCCTCCTCACCGGAATCTTTGAAAAACTGATCAACACCATCAAATCATTCGATCTAACGGCCGCAAAACTGGCCTGCAATTTCAAATTCAAAGAGCTCTGCGAACACGTCGACATCAGATTCCTCTCCGCCATCGGCATTGGAATTATCGGCAGCATTCTCACCGTGGCCCGTATTCTCGAATATCTCTTTGAACATCAGGCACTATACGTCTGGGCCTTCTTTTTCGGCCTGATTCTGGCCTCTGTCTACTTTGTCGGGAAAAAGATTCAGCAGAAATCCATGGCCGTTTACCTGCTTTTTGCACTCGGCACCGCCATCGCCGTCGGCATTGCATTCCTGGAACCGGCCGAGCAGAACGACGCCATTCCCTACCTGCTTATCTGTGGGGCCGTCTCCATGTGCAGTATGATTCTGCCCGGCCTCTCCGGCTCTTTTGTTCTGCTGCTCATGGGCAACTACGAACTCGTCATGATCGATGCCGTTAACACACTCAATCTTCGCGTCATTATCCCGACCGGCATCGGCATGGTGCTTGGTCTGGCCGCTTTCGCCCGCGTGCTTTCCTGGGTCTTCAAAAAATTCCACGATCAGACCATCGCCCTGCTCACCGGTTTCATCTTCGGCTCGCTGACCATTCTCTGGCCCTGGAAAGAAGCCATCACCAAAACCTTTCAGGATGGCGAAAACATCAAAGAAAAGGTGGTGGGCTATCATCACAGCCTGCCGGAAATGAGCACCGAAACCGGAATCGCCGTCGCCATTATGCTGGCCGGAATACTCATCATCGCGGCCGTTGAAACCACCGCCGGAAAAATCAAGGCCGACTGA
- the lipA gene encoding lipoyl synthase, whose product MDTTEAVRPARIPEWMRRPIQTDKAYAETHNALKKNGLHTVCEDAKCPNRHECWNHGTATVMILGNICTRDCRFCSIAFGKPEGLDLDEPRRVADAVEKMKLKHVVITSVTRDDVLDGGAEIFAQTITAVKERVPGITVEVLTPDFWGRKESLYKVLDAGPIVFNHNVETVKRLQRSIRSGATYERSLNILKMASEYGDGSIRVKTGIMLGLGETNEEVMECLQDIYDHGVRLLTIGQYMAPTRDHAHTKRFVTPKEFVDFEDAAYEIGFDAVASGPLVRSSYRADKMVQA is encoded by the coding sequence ATGGATACAACAGAAGCAGTGCGGCCCGCACGGATTCCGGAATGGATGCGGCGCCCGATTCAGACCGATAAAGCCTATGCTGAAACCCACAATGCCCTGAAAAAAAACGGACTGCATACCGTCTGTGAAGACGCCAAGTGTCCGAATCGCCACGAATGCTGGAATCATGGTACGGCAACGGTGATGATTCTGGGGAATATCTGCACGCGCGACTGCCGGTTCTGTTCCATTGCCTTTGGGAAACCGGAAGGTCTGGATCTGGATGAGCCCCGCCGGGTTGCGGATGCCGTGGAGAAAATGAAACTGAAACATGTGGTGATTACATCGGTTACGCGGGACGATGTACTTGATGGCGGCGCAGAGATTTTTGCGCAGACCATTACGGCGGTGAAAGAACGCGTTCCCGGGATTACCGTGGAAGTGCTGACGCCGGATTTCTGGGGCCGGAAGGAATCGCTTTATAAGGTGCTGGATGCCGGACCGATTGTTTTCAACCACAATGTAGAAACGGTGAAACGGCTGCAGCGTTCAATTCGTTCGGGGGCTACGTATGAGCGTTCGCTGAATATTCTGAAAATGGCTTCAGAATACGGCGATGGTTCGATTCGGGTGAAAACCGGTATTATGCTGGGTCTGGGCGAAACCAACGAAGAGGTGATGGAGTGCCTGCAGGATATTTATGACCATGGCGTTCGTCTGCTGACTATCGGGCAGTATATGGCTCCGACGCGCGACCATGCGCATACAAAGCGGTTTGTGACTCCGAAGGAATTCGTCGATTTTGAGGATGCGGCCTACGAGATCGGGTTTGATGCCGTGGCTTCGGGGCCTCTGGTACGTTCGTCGTATCGTGCGGATAAAATGGTTCAGGCGTAG
- a CDS encoding cytochrome P450: MPVHPDPFKADRESTGLHHVDVEGENLPLILTHQEVRNAARDYKSFSSDNPLMCVIHSEADVRTVRQLPLEIDPPDHTDYRNIVEPLFKRPMEDEDYMADMKALVSGMVTDAVQQKEIEAVRGFALPLQCRALTRLLNVPESEADEWISWGVHVFHDRDDGVDSGPVLENYTGKQFKKVEENPGNDFFSILNQAEFRGRKLTFEEKQGFANVAFAGGRDTVINMVSSILAYFGDHPEGIDFLREDETRIPKAVEEFVRYVSPLTAITRVCPRAKEVLGHTVPAGGRVGLCWPSANRDASVFENPDEIILDRHPNRHVGFGHATHRCMGAPHARLIMRSLLEALCEQVERIELIEAVPKYDEETSFKRMTGYESVNIRFIKR, encoded by the coding sequence ATGCCTGTTCATCCTGATCCGTTTAAGGCCGACCGTGAGTCGACCGGACTTCATCATGTCGATGTCGAAGGTGAAAACCTTCCGCTGATCCTCACCCATCAAGAGGTCCGCAATGCCGCCCGCGATTATAAATCGTTCAGCAGTGACAATCCCCTGATGTGCGTCATCCATTCTGAAGCAGATGTGCGCACGGTTCGCCAGCTTCCCCTGGAAATCGATCCACCCGACCACACCGATTATCGCAACATTGTAGAGCCTCTATTCAAACGGCCGATGGAGGACGAAGATTACATGGCCGACATGAAAGCCCTTGTGAGCGGAATGGTGACCGATGCCGTGCAGCAGAAAGAAATCGAAGCCGTACGCGGCTTCGCTTTGCCGCTGCAGTGCCGGGCCCTGACACGCCTGCTTAACGTTCCCGAAAGTGAAGCCGACGAATGGATCAGCTGGGGCGTGCACGTCTTTCATGACCGCGACGACGGAGTCGACAGTGGTCCGGTTCTCGAAAATTATACCGGAAAACAGTTCAAAAAAGTCGAAGAAAATCCGGGCAACGATTTTTTCAGCATCCTGAATCAGGCGGAATTCCGCGGAAGAAAACTGACCTTCGAAGAAAAACAGGGTTTTGCCAACGTCGCATTTGCCGGCGGAAGAGATACAGTGATTAATATGGTCTCCAGTATTCTCGCCTATTTCGGCGATCACCCGGAAGGAATCGACTTTCTGCGTGAAGATGAAACCCGCATTCCGAAAGCCGTTGAAGAATTTGTCCGTTATGTCAGTCCACTCACCGCAATTACCAGGGTGTGCCCCCGTGCTAAAGAGGTACTGGGACACACCGTTCCCGCCGGCGGACGGGTCGGACTGTGCTGGCCGTCTGCAAACCGCGATGCCTCAGTCTTTGAAAATCCGGATGAAATCATCCTCGACCGGCACCCGAACCGGCACGTCGGGTTCGGCCATGCTACTCACCGCTGTATGGGTGCCCCGCACGCCCGGCTGATTATGCGCAGTCTGCTTGAAGCGCTCTGCGAACAGGTCGAACGCATCGAACTGATCGAAGCCGTGCCGAAATACGACGAGGAAACTTCATTCAAACGTATGACCGGATACGAGTCTGTAAATATCCGTTTTATCAAACGATAA
- a CDS encoding valine--tRNA ligase — translation MSKLAQKYDPKIVEEKWYKKWMEDKRFHAESEDGGDPFCIVIPPPNVTGILHMGHALNNNIQDVLTRVARMKGKNTVWVPGSDHAGIATQNVVERALKKEGKTRDDLGREKFLERVWAWKEEYGSTISNQLKKLGASCDWDRERFTMDEGLSDAVLEIFCRLYDKGLIYRGNRIINWCPRCETALSDEESEHVEVEGALYHIKYAVKDEKKKLVVATTRPETMLGDTAVAVNPRDERYRDLVGKTVILPIVNREIPIIADDYVDPEFGTGIVKITPAHDPNDFEMGIRHDLPQINVMTDTGIMNENAGRYEGMDRFECRKQLMEDLKAGGLVEKVEKHMHAVGHCYRCDTVVEPRLSPQWFVKMKSLARPAIEAVNDGRIKFVPERWNKTYMGWMENIRDWCISRQIWWGHRIPIFYCDDCGHEWASKTSETVCPKCQSANVRQDEDVLDTWFSSWLWPFSVFGWPNEDKDLKFYYPTNTLVTGNEIIFFWVARMIMSGLEVMGDIPFDTVYIHGTVRDDQGRKMSKSLGNSIDPLDIIEKYSSDALRFSLLMITATGQDVYINDEKFEIGRNFGTKIWNAARFMEMHSEGFDVKDLAFDEANLTPDDQHLLAKLNEAIEEVNDNLGRYRFNDATLALYDFFWHSYCDWYLEYAKPILYKGTPEQKKHTLQVMHFSFSTALRLLHPFMPFQTEELWEGMGYNHETDSIMIAPWPERPVASGISSSIVKYVDGKHDLIRIGRILRAEYNLTNKQTATFCVRAANAEVARQIEEDAASISAALKAEALNVDVDYTPEGAMPSGISALGTVYMSIEGLVDVDAEIEKLTKELEEVNGFLTSVKKKLENPNFVDRAPKDVVDIQRKRKVELQEKSEKLEKMIDTLRS, via the coding sequence ATGAGTAAACTAGCACAGAAGTACGACCCAAAGATTGTTGAAGAGAAGTGGTATAAAAAATGGATGGAAGACAAACGCTTCCACGCCGAAAGCGAAGATGGTGGCGATCCGTTCTGTATTGTGATTCCGCCGCCGAACGTGACCGGTATTCTCCATATGGGCCATGCACTGAACAATAATATTCAGGATGTACTGACCCGTGTGGCGCGTATGAAAGGCAAAAATACGGTCTGGGTTCCGGGATCGGACCACGCCGGCATTGCCACGCAGAATGTAGTGGAGCGCGCCCTGAAAAAAGAGGGTAAAACACGGGATGACCTTGGGCGTGAAAAATTTCTGGAACGGGTTTGGGCGTGGAAAGAGGAATACGGTTCCACCATTTCCAATCAGCTGAAGAAACTCGGGGCATCCTGTGACTGGGACCGCGAGCGCTTTACGATGGATGAAGGTCTGAGCGATGCCGTGCTGGAAATTTTCTGCCGGCTGTATGATAAGGGGCTGATTTACCGCGGCAACCGGATCATCAACTGGTGTCCTCGCTGTGAAACCGCACTGTCGGATGAGGAGTCCGAGCACGTGGAGGTTGAGGGTGCGCTGTATCACATTAAATATGCGGTCAAAGACGAAAAGAAAAAACTGGTGGTGGCGACGACGCGTCCGGAAACGATGCTCGGCGATACCGCTGTTGCGGTGAATCCGCGCGATGAGCGCTATAGGGATCTGGTGGGAAAAACAGTGATTCTGCCGATCGTGAACCGCGAAATACCGATTATTGCCGACGATTATGTCGATCCGGAATTCGGTACCGGTATTGTGAAAATCACGCCGGCGCATGATCCGAACGACTTTGAAATGGGTATTCGTCATGATCTGCCGCAGATCAATGTAATGACGGATACCGGTATCATGAATGAAAATGCCGGAAGGTATGAAGGCATGGACCGTTTTGAATGCCGCAAACAGTTGATGGAGGATCTGAAAGCCGGCGGGCTGGTTGAAAAGGTTGAGAAGCATATGCATGCGGTAGGGCATTGCTATCGCTGTGATACGGTGGTTGAGCCGCGCCTTTCCCCGCAGTGGTTTGTGAAGATGAAGTCGCTGGCGCGTCCGGCGATTGAGGCGGTGAATGACGGCCGGATTAAGTTTGTTCCCGAGCGCTGGAATAAAACTTACATGGGCTGGATGGAAAACATTCGTGATTGGTGCATTTCGCGCCAGATCTGGTGGGGGCATCGTATTCCGATTTTCTATTGCGATGACTGCGGGCATGAGTGGGCTTCTAAAACCTCGGAAACAGTGTGCCCGAAATGCCAGTCAGCCAACGTGCGGCAGGATGAGGATGTACTCGATACGTGGTTTTCTTCCTGGCTATGGCCGTTCAGTGTATTCGGCTGGCCGAACGAAGATAAAGATCTGAAATTCTATTACCCGACCAATACACTGGTGACCGGCAACGAGATCATCTTTTTCTGGGTGGCACGTATGATTATGTCGGGTCTGGAAGTGATGGGGGACATTCCGTTCGATACCGTCTACATCCACGGTACCGTACGTGATGATCAGGGTCGGAAAATGTCGAAATCGCTCGGTAATTCCATCGATCCGCTGGATATCATCGAAAAATACAGCTCGGATGCTCTGCGCTTTTCACTGCTGATGATCACCGCGACCGGGCAGGATGTTTATATTAACGATGAAAAGTTTGAGATCGGCCGTAACTTCGGTACGAAGATCTGGAATGCCGCCCGTTTCATGGAAATGCATTCTGAAGGGTTTGATGTGAAGGATCTGGCGTTTGACGAAGCGAATCTGACGCCGGATGACCAGCATCTACTGGCCAAGCTGAATGAAGCCATTGAAGAGGTAAACGATAATCTGGGCCGTTATCGGTTTAACGATGCGACGCTGGCGTTATATGATTTCTTCTGGCACAGCTACTGTGACTGGTATCTTGAATATGCGAAGCCGATTCTTTACAAAGGTACGCCGGAGCAGAAGAAGCATACGCTGCAGGTGATGCATTTTTCATTCTCCACGGCACTTCGGCTGCTTCATCCGTTTATGCCGTTCCAGACGGAAGAACTCTGGGAGGGCATGGGATATAACCACGAAACAGATTCTATTATGATTGCCCCGTGGCCGGAGCGTCCGGTGGCTTCGGGCATCAGTTCCTCGATTGTGAAATACGTCGATGGAAAACATGATCTGATCCGCATCGGGCGGATTCTGCGGGCAGAATATAACCTGACGAATAAACAGACAGCTACATTCTGTGTGCGCGCAGCAAATGCCGAGGTGGCCCGGCAGATCGAGGAAGATGCGGCCTCTATTTCTGCGGCATTGAAAGCTGAAGCTCTGAACGTGGATGTTGATTATACACCGGAAGGCGCGATGCCGAGCGGTATCAGTGCGCTGGGCACGGTGTATATGTCGATCGAAGGTCTGGTTGATGTTGATGCGGAAATCGAAAAGCTGACCAAAGAGCTGGAGGAAGTCAACGGCTTCCTGACCAGTGTTAAGAAGAAGCTTGAGAATCCTAATTTTGTGGACCGTGCGCCAAAGGATGTGGTGGATATTCAGCGCAAACGTAAGGTTGAGCTGCAGGAAAAGAGCGAAAAGCTTGAAAAAATGATCGATACGCTTCGCAGCTGA
- a CDS encoding citramalate synthase, with amino-acid sequence MSAENKVFIYDTTLRDGAQAEGVTFSAVAKIHVAKMLDSFGVDYIEGGFAASNPKDMAFFKAIKKEKLQHARIAAFGSTRRANVKVEEDKGTAALLEADTEVCTIFGKSWLLHVTEVLKTTPEENLAMIEDTCRFLKTNGKEVIYDAEHFFDGYKDSPDYALQSLEAAVKGGADCLVLCDTNGGCMPNEVFEVTTLVRERFGVAVGIHTHNDSETAVANAMESVRAGAVHVQGVINGFGERCGNCNLVSVVANLNLKTDKTCLADPAQLKNLKSVSQFVNEQANLRDNQRAAFVGESAFAHKAGMHVDGVRKVSHSFEHVPPESVGNERRILISELSGASNVMEKLIEMGLNNIDRKSPEVRDILKTMEKQERGGYVYESADASFKMLIKKVLKEHKSFFEFEGFRVMVEKRGKNEPCISEATLRLNVNGKQAFTVGEGDGPVDALNMALRNALQEFYPSIRDVQLSDYRVSILDPEEATAAKTRVVIESSDGENTWGTVGVSENIIEASWEALVDGVEYKLFLNEERAD; translated from the coding sequence ATGAGTGCAGAAAATAAAGTTTTCATCTACGATACAACATTGCGTGACGGTGCACAGGCGGAGGGGGTTACCTTCTCGGCTGTGGCTAAAATTCACGTGGCGAAAATGCTCGATTCGTTTGGGGTGGATTATATCGAGGGTGGATTTGCGGCGTCGAATCCGAAGGATATGGCTTTTTTCAAAGCCATTAAAAAGGAAAAGCTTCAGCATGCCAGAATTGCGGCCTTCGGGAGTACGCGCCGGGCCAATGTGAAAGTGGAAGAGGATAAAGGGACGGCGGCGCTATTGGAGGCCGATACGGAAGTCTGTACGATTTTCGGTAAGAGCTGGCTGCTGCATGTGACCGAGGTTCTGAAAACGACGCCGGAGGAAAATCTGGCGATGATCGAGGATACCTGTCGTTTTCTGAAGACTAACGGCAAAGAGGTGATCTACGATGCGGAGCACTTTTTTGATGGTTATAAGGACAGCCCGGATTATGCACTTCAATCTCTGGAAGCGGCGGTAAAGGGCGGAGCGGACTGTCTGGTATTGTGTGATACCAACGGCGGTTGCATGCCGAATGAGGTTTTTGAGGTGACTACGTTGGTGCGCGAAAGATTCGGCGTGGCCGTGGGGATTCATACGCATAACGATTCTGAAACCGCTGTGGCGAATGCGATGGAATCGGTGCGTGCCGGTGCTGTGCATGTTCAGGGTGTGATTAACGGGTTCGGTGAACGGTGCGGTAACTGCAATCTGGTTTCAGTGGTGGCTAACCTGAATCTGAAAACCGATAAAACCTGTCTGGCGGATCCGGCGCAGCTGAAAAATCTGAAGTCGGTTTCGCAGTTTGTGAACGAGCAGGCGAATCTGCGGGATAATCAGCGGGCGGCTTTTGTGGGGGAAAGTGCTTTTGCTCATAAAGCAGGGATGCATGTGGATGGTGTCCGTAAGGTTTCGCACAGCTTTGAGCATGTGCCGCCGGAGTCGGTGGGTAATGAGCGGCGGATTTTGATTTCGGAACTTTCCGGTGCGAGCAATGTGATGGAAAAGCTGATTGAGATGGGGCTGAATAACATCGACCGGAAGTCGCCGGAGGTGCGCGATATTCTGAAGACTATGGAAAAGCAGGAGCGGGGCGGCTATGTGTATGAATCGGCCGATGCTTCGTTCAAGATGCTGATCAAAAAGGTCCTGAAGGAACACAAGAGTTTCTTCGAGTTTGAGGGCTTCCGTGTGATGGTTGAAAAGCGGGGTAAAAATGAGCCGTGCATTTCCGAAGCGACGCTACGGCTGAACGTAAACGGAAAGCAGGCGTTTACGGTGGGCGAGGGTGATGGTCCGGTGGATGCGCTGAATATGGCTCTGCGAAATGCCCTGCAGGAATTTTATCCGAGTATCCGGGATGTGCAGCTGTCGGATTACCGAGTGAGCATCCTTGACCCGGAAGAGGCGACGGCGGCGAAAACCCGCGTGGTGATTGAATCATCGGACGGTGAAAATACATGGGGCACGGTCGGTGTTTCGGAAAATATTATCGAAGCTTCGTGGGAGGCTCTGGTTGACGGCGTGGAATACAAGCTCTTCCTGAATGAGGAACGTGCTGACTGA
- a CDS encoding GHMP kinase, giving the protein MKCRAQSAKSMAIAYRPFGGSAGNPNCLIRMAEAAVIKTSAPGSLMLLGEHAVLHGNRALIGAIDRRIQVELFPIPENVLEIDSGLGTYRASLSDLKDDPRFRFVLQAVRRHLDAVPSGLFLKIHSEFSADIGFGSSAAVTVATHAALMFWLSGNTPAPERLFDEALKTVQTVQGRGSGSDLAASVFGGIVGYTIDPDFIPLNVSIPLTAVYCGYKTPTPDVILRVEQLKADDPGKYMRIYAEMHAGRKRRFPGCGITMSRVLEKFSTGIRN; this is encoded by the coding sequence ATGAAATGCCGCGCGCAATCTGCGAAAAGTATGGCTATAGCGTATCGCCCGTTCGGGGGATCCGCTGGGAACCCGAATTGTCTGATCCGCATGGCCGAAGCTGCCGTCATCAAAACCTCGGCGCCCGGCAGTCTGATGCTGCTGGGTGAACATGCGGTACTTCATGGAAACCGTGCACTGATCGGGGCGATCGACCGCCGGATTCAGGTGGAGCTTTTCCCCATACCGGAAAACGTGCTGGAGATTGATTCCGGTCTCGGAACGTATCGGGCATCACTCAGTGATCTGAAGGATGATCCACGGTTCCGTTTTGTACTGCAGGCCGTCCGGCGGCACCTGGATGCGGTGCCCTCGGGATTATTTCTGAAAATTCATTCCGAATTTTCGGCGGATATCGGGTTCGGGTCGTCGGCTGCAGTGACCGTGGCAACGCATGCGGCGCTGATGTTCTGGCTGTCCGGCAATACGCCTGCACCGGAGCGGCTGTTTGATGAAGCACTCAAAACCGTGCAGACGGTGCAGGGACGCGGCTCCGGTTCCGACCTCGCCGCCAGTGTGTTCGGCGGAATCGTCGGCTATACCATTGATCCGGATTTTATTCCTCTGAACGTTTCCATTCCGCTGACTGCAGTTTACTGCGGGTACAAAACGCCTACGCCGGATGTTATTCTGCGGGTGGAGCAGCTCAAGGCGGATGATCCCGGTAAATATATGCGTATTTATGCCGAAATGCATGCGGGGCGGAAGAGGCGGTTTCCAGGCTGCGGAATCACGATGTCCCGGGTTTTGGAAAAATTCTCAACCGGAATCAGGAATTGA